ctccccgggtcgaccccggcgtGTGGCAGGTTCttcttccaggacgaacgtgggtaattatctgcacacattcgtcctggaaaaaaaggGCGTCTCATACAAGGGCGAGGGAGggcaaatattatttaaagCTCAAAGACTAAGCATGAAATCAATAAAAGTAATCCAAACAGACAATATTATGTTTAATTTATTGTCAAGAGTAAAGGAGTGTGTACAAAAATAACTACAACCGACCAAACCTTTAGGACAACCTTAACTATAGTTGTTATAACTGGtgtttttagttaaaaaaaataacatatttTTGACATTTCGAAAATGACTCATTCAAAGTGGATATTTTGAGATAATTATTTGGAACACAGATGTGCATTGCCACCAGAGTTTACGTGGCGAACAATTACAAGTCACGCATGACTCTgttataacaaaacaatcaattatCTTGTCGTGAGGTTTATATAATATGGCAAATGACAAAAAATGTTTCACTATTTAAAGTGCACAAGCACGTGCACAAACAACAGTTTTAAGTAAagtcattaaacaaaattaatgttgacATCCCGGGCgccagattaaaacaaaatacaattagtcCTAGTCACGCAATTTGTGTGAAGCCATCGTACTTTAAGAGTAAAGGGGAGGCATGATATTTGGATCATTGTCAAATAGGACAACTTATTTAGAAAAGAAGGCTGGCTTAAAGGTTTATGTTGATCACATTTTGGATACGTGCTATTTCCTGATGCAGATCACTGCTGTCATCCACCCTAGCCCCGTTAACTACATGGACTTGCTTGTTTGTTGCCCTTTGGGGTGTACCTcgtcttgtttgtgttttattgatgtgtttttgtgtgtttgcaACTGCCTTGCtcaaaattgtatttattgCATGTACCTTTGTAGTCTCTTAATGTATTCCGGTTTTTGTTATTATGCAAACGTGTCCACTAGACCACTATTTGGGGAGCCTATTTATCAAtgaacccttcccatgaaatatgataattacattcacgcatgcgtacagaccctgttggttggcaaacgccatagagatgtgcactgagcagacgcgcaatcgcgtctgcgtcacgcaaccattagccgtgtacaaaacagcgcgatgttccccccttttgccaaccaaaacgttagtgcgcacgcgctacgtgcaatttacatatttcatgggaaggttTATTGTTATTAAGTACTGGTTCAGGCTTTAATTATGCTGCGGCATTGTCTGGTTACACTGCGAGTCAAACCAAAGATCTGAGGCAAACATCTAGAATGGTAGTACCTGACCCAGGTGTTTATTGTTATGAGTTTAGAGGCCCCATGAATGGTGGTCCTTCAGGTACTTTCTTAAATTATGTTACATGCCTGCGGATGATTTAAACATATTTTCTCTTAATGTGATAGGTTTAGGAAACTTCAGAAAACGTAGGAGTATTTTCAATTGGTGTCGTAAATCCAAAGCAGATTTAAATTTGCTCCAAGAAACCCATAGCACTAAAGAAGTCGAAGTGCAATGGCAACACGAGTGGGGTGgtaacattttattttctcatggCTCAAACAATAGTCGTGGTGTTGCCATAATTTGTCAGAATGGGAACAACATTGATGTGGACGAGATTTTCAGAGATGATTCTGGTAGAATTTTGATTATTGGTTTTATGAAGAGTGATTTGAGTTTTATCCTTGCGAATATTTATGCCCTCaaacggtcgtcgaagttgcgagatattaatgaaagaaaaaaacacccttgtcacacgaagttgtgtgctttcatatgcatgatttcgggacctcaaattctaaatctgaggtctcgaaatcaaattcgtggaaagagACTTCTttctacatcacttcagagggagcggtttttcacaatgttctatgacatcaacagctccccattactcgctaccaagaaaggttttatggcaacaactattttgagtaattaccaatagtgtccactgcccttaaaagGATCAGCCTAGTGAAAACAACTTGCTCACACAAAGTACTAAATCgcaccctgagcttccagccagcaagcttgtGCTCTGGGAGCCCAAACAAGGTCAAGCCCAAAGAGGTCGAGGCCATCTGACCTATGTCGATCTGCTGAAAAAGGACACTGGATTTGTGACAGCTGTGGAAGTGTCCATGTGCATGGGGGACAGGAAACCTGGAGAAACCTCAGCCGTAATATCATTGACCGAGGGCACCACTCGGACTATAAGAAGATGAAATCATGTATCACCCGGGGGTGTATTATGTACAACAAAATAGCCACAGCATCCGATTTCAGCCAATCACGAGCAATAGTTATGCTGACGTCGACAACTTCATTACCATTCCTATACCAATTTAATGCGATCCGTGCATTGAACCATGGTTTATATGATACAAAGTGCAGTTTGCACCACTACTTTTCAAGGCAATTATCGATCAATAATTAAGTTATCTGGAGTTTTGAAGTATCCAATTTAAATTGCGCATTACTATTTTAAGCTCTGTTGATCAGAATGCACTTTGTACAATGGTTAAAACAAAGGTATGATGTTTGATCacccgggggagggggggggggggggggggctcttacAAATCAGCCGTGTGATTGCTCGGGGAAAATAACATAAAAGAAACATGCATTGAACTTGCTTTATCATACACCGTATACTGCATGTCACTCATCATTATTCACTTCAGGTATAGCACAAATCAGACACCTTACATAAAATGAAGACTCCGTGTTTTGTAAGCTTGACGAGGGATGATTCAGCCCGATGGTACCGGATGGGAGTAGACAACGGGTATGAGGGTAGATACCCATACGTATGGTTGAGGGATAACTGCCGATGCTCCCAATGTTATCACTCATCGTCCTGGCAAAGGTCTTCTAAAGTGGCTGATTTGGATCCAGACGTGATACCATCAAGCGAGGAGCTAATCGACGATGGCAGAGTCTTGAGGGTCATCTGGCCTGATGGGCACCGCAGTGAGTTCAGCGCCGAGTGGCTAAATCGCCAGCGGTTCTCGGAGTCTGAGAAAGACGTGGTGAGTATACCTGAGCTGCAGAGGTGGGGAGGGGAGCTGAACCGCAATATACCCACCTTTGTCTTCAAGAAACTGCTTCAGGATGACGAGGAGTTGTACAAATGGCTCAACGTATTGACTACGAAGGGTCTAGCAATCGTAAAAGACGCACCACTAGAGACGGGAGCTGGTCAACAACTAGCAGAAAAAGTGGCTTATCTGAAAACAACCATTTATGGGTGAGATTCCATTGAGATTCACACTAGGCTCTCTATTTTCCCTCAAGATACGTTTTCAATTCCTCAAGACACGCTTCTTTCCCTCAATCTACGCTTAatcattgttgatttttttcaagacactggacactattggtaacttgtgtcaaagaccagtcttctcacttgctgtatctcaacatacacatacatgtacaataacacACCTGttaagatttgagctcaatcggtcatcgattTAGTATGTGtatcccgccccccccccccccatttttggGGGTATTTGTGTTGTGTTTATAGGACGATCTTTGGATTTCGAAGAAAAAATTAcccataaacaaaattgaagtgATCCTGTTAGTTGTCTCTTGTgacaataatttaaacaaaccCACCCCAATCCCCACAATCACATGGTTTATTCATTGAATACTGTATTGATAATTCTTTGTATTTTCAGTAAGCAGTTTCAAGTGTCCAGTAAACATGATGCGAGTAACCTTGCCTACACAAACATTGCTCTCGGATTACACACAGATCTGCCGTACTACCATTACACGCCAggggtaagtttttttttgtataaaaaggtTGCaataaatgattaaaaaaatcaggAAACCAGGAAATTTTGAAAACACAGTCATATACGGACGCGTGAGAGTATGCGTGAGAGCAGCGTactaaaggaacgttacagaattggcaagaaacacaaatcaacataaaacttacacggtctaatgatgatgatagtagaaaacatcccttgaaatatttctgtctgaaatgtcatattttgttgagaaataaataatcttatttcgtgtttggagtttatcgctcagtgagcgttttattcatttttccttttgcatcgatgtcatgcaaattaatgtgaatcagtttttcactattctctcgcgatcccaaacttctacaggtttgtcagcttATATatctggtggattacataaagtgcttacactgccagcaattgttttgtcagcaaaaccaattctgtaatgttcctttaagcacgccgctaatatttgttttgaaattattattaagGAGCTTTCGATTCGGGACGGTAGGGCTACAAAACGGAATGTTACCGAACGCGGAGGTCCGAGTGCTCTCCCTCCCGACCTTATTTAAAAGCTGTTTCGATTACTAGCAGTGGACTAGACTgtcagatccagtgatttcattggatacaatgatattggataaacgtgcacccattattattattaatagaatTTGACTACgggtatctctatgtgaaattaatgaggtcaaaggttaaaacaCACGCCAGTTTTTGATGCCGGTCTCTGACGATAtatattcacgagcctcgaagtgtgacgtcagatgttcatgcTAGTTGTGGATCGGACGGTGACACGGCCACTGGATTACGGTTCAGTGCAGTGTGTAACAACTATAAAAACGTGTATTAGACACCACTCGGTCGTGCTTCATTTACAGACAGAACGTTATTTCACCAAGAGACCATCCTCACACCTCTTCGCAGGACGGTTACATGTTTATTTTAACTCCGTGACCGTCCCCTCGATTTGCCTCCCGTTCCGAATCGAAAGCTCCCTATGCACGGCCGCGCGAGGGTTTGAAAAAATTcacccttttgtttttcttccaattGACAACTAGCtttcattgggtgcgttcgtttagcttccctgggtcgcccccggtctgccccggtacgttcaaatagctttgacggggctcacccggccgggtcagcccccagtgccccgcttgtggagtgggtcactttggggtgacctgatgtgcatgccgtcaccgcgagagggtgagtgtggtcgtttgattagctcttgttaggggctcacccgagtgagcaccgcggggtcgacccagggaagctagtcgaacgcacccacatGTCTCAAAAATCAAATCTAAGGCCATGGTACGGTATAGTCGCAACAATAATGTATCAGTTACAATGCATTAAAACATACGGACAAACCAATCATTATCTATCCTGGACATTAACGTACTAATCCCAGCTGATACTTGACCATAGATTCAAATGCTGCACTGCATTGTCCAGGCAAACGGCCTTGGTGGAGAAAACCAATTTGTGGACGGGCTGAACGTTGTAGAGCAAGTCAAAACAGAGTTCCCGGATGCTTACAAACTTCTCACGACGCAGAATGTCAACTTTCGGGATGTTGGTGATGATTGTCGAGCGTACCATATAAAAACCGATCGACCAATAATCGAGTATGTTAATATCGCTACATGTACTCTTAACCCAGAGATGTTAAGAACTCAGTACGAGGGGGAGGGGACTCTAGCATTGGCAAtgtgagacttttgaacgccaggtggcagcagattttaccaggtaaaaaaaaacatgttttcgtAGTTCTGCGCACGCGCACGTTTACCGAGAACAACTGATTTACCTGgtggtaagtttgctgccacctagcgtcttaAAAGTCCCCCATTAATTAGACACAACGCAGATACCTTACTGGGCCAAGTTTAACAAAGATGTAGGGCAGAAAGTAATGCTTGacaaaatttctttgctagcTAATAATTGAGTCGCAATACTGTTCAACGAGtttttgaaagcacacatttctgCACttaactattttcttgcaactttgacaaacATTACgcttaaattaaaggaacacgttgccttgaatcagtcgagttggtctcatAAAAGCGTtttcaaccgtttgttataaaatgcataatgattagaaatatattttaaaagtagaatacaatgatccacacaaacatgcctcgaaattgcaccgtTTTCCTgttatctcgtcgactaacacggtcggccgtttatgggagtcccattaattgccgaccgtgtcagttcgcaaagtaaaaggaaaaccacgcaatttcgaggcatattattttgtgttgatcattgtattctacttttaaaaacatcttgctaaaccatattcattttataacaaacggttgaaaacgcttctcaaagaccaactcgtccgatccaaggcaacgtttcctttaatgTTCATAGGcgtgttgttttatgcatgttgggatacaacaattTGAGGATACCTGATATTTAATACAACAGTACACCGTGCCTCATTAGGGGTTTAATTAAAGCTATCGGTACCTTTCACGTACATTAagctcattaaaggcagtggacactattggtaattactcaaaataattattagcataaaacctttcttggtgacgagtaatggggaagaggttgatggtataaaacattgtgagaagtaccatagttttcgagaaagaagttattttccacgaatttgatttcgagacctcagatttagaacttaaggtctcgaaatcaaccatctaaaaacgcacacaacttcgtgtgacaagggtgttttttctttaattgttatctcgcaagttcgatgaccgattgagttcaaattttcacaggtttgttatttttatgtttatgttgagatacaccaactgtgaaggctagtctttgacaattaccaatagtgtccactgcctttaaataaagctATCGGTACCTTTTTTCCGTATTAGAATACTTCTTGTTTCATTCGTTTATAATCTTTCTTTCGAGGTACACAAAATCTGATGAATTTCATCGCATCACTTACAATGACATGGCGAGGGCGCCCTCTATGACTCTACCAGTGGAGAAGGTGACTGAGATGTACAACGCCATCAAGATTTTCAATCAAGTCATGTATCGACCGGAAAATCTCGTTCAACACCGGCTCATTGCAGGTAGGTGGTATACAAGCAGGAAGAGTAACGATCCCTATAATGAGAAGCCCCGAAGACTTAACCCAAGTCCCAATCTCGTACCATGCCATAGCTAGAAAACTATTGTattaaggccctgtcacacgtggcaacttttacaggcaacttggtgGCAACCAACTTCAGTGCACTCCACAGGATTACTTTAGTAGCACACGAACAATTATTTGTACAAACGGTGTCTTACAATCCCCAAGAAAGATATGTGAAAAATCATATGAGAATATTTcctcttggagattgcctggaactggttgcctgtaaattgcctcgtgtgacatgggctTGCATGCATTCTCCAACCTGTTCCGCACTCTTTGACGGCTTGTTTGCTAGTAGTAGTGTAGTTGGCGCATAATGCAGGGCGTCTCACACGCACGAGAAGgaggacttgaatcaagtctagaagTCCAATACACAGCGGTTTGTCTCATTACTCTCATGCGCTTGTTCTCCTCTCAGAAGTGCACGCGTTTATAATATCGTGTTGCACGCTGACTGTACTTCTCGTGCATTTGTACAGCGCGTTTAATTGGCGGGTATCAATGAAGAAAGTTCGTCAGTGTGCGAAGTGCTATGATTgcgcacatgacgtcattgactgCATGATGTTATGACGTAAAGCACATGGTACGAGCTGCGcgcaactctcagccaatgatagcctttcactcGTACACGCTTCATTTACAATGGCAGCaaatgcaagagaataatactGTTTTTTGTTAGCTCTCTTTACAACATATACTTCGGAATGCTATGTGGcggcagacttaccgggtagtGTTCATTGTCGACTTAGTTCAGAGAGGACGCACATAATCCCGAGAGCAATGAATTTACccggtatgtctgctgccacctagcgtttcaaaagCCCCTCGTTACCatattgtatttttcttcttcttttaatTAACAGGTCAGATAGCTACTTTCCACAACACTCGTGTCCTACATGGTagaagtgcctttaaagtag
This region of Asterias amurensis chromosome 22, ASM3211899v1 genomic DNA includes:
- the LOC139953633 gene encoding gamma-butyrobetaine dioxygenase-like, with amino-acid sequence MKTPCFVSLTRDDSARWYRMGVDNGYEGRYPYVWLRDNCRCSQCYHSSSWQRSSKVADLDPDVIPSSEELIDDGRVLRVIWPDGHRSEFSAEWLNRQRFSESEKDVVSIPELQRWGGELNRNIPTFVFKKLLQDDEELYKWLNVLTTKGLAIVKDAPLETGAGQQLAEKVAYLKTTIYGKQFQVSSKHDASNLAYTNIALGLHTDLPYYHYTPGIQMLHCIVQANGLGGENQFVDGLNVVEQVKTEFPDAYKLLTTQNVNFRDVGDDCRAYHIKTDRPIIEYTKSDEFHRITYNDMARAPSMTLPVEKVTEMYNAIKIFNQVMYRPENLVQHRLIAGQIATFHNTRVLHGRSAFKVAEAGRRHLEGGYIDWDEAHSRMRVLREKLFGDKHL